The following are encoded together in the Deinococcus soli (ex Cha et al. 2016) genome:
- the topA gene encoding type I DNA topoisomerase — MPRSSAHTLVIVESPAKARTIEKYLGKGYTVESSIGHIRDLPKSAADIPEKYKGKAWARLGLDVENDFQPLYVVAPEKKAHVAKLRKLAQDADEIILATDDDREGESIAWHLFQELKPKVPVRRMVFHEITKEAIQAAIAAPRQIDTNLVEAQEARRALDRLYGYEVSPVLWKKVAPKLSAGRVQSVATRMLVQRERERMRFVSATWWDLLVTAQTADGQSFPARLTDLAGQKLALGRDFDPLTGRLKDGVAARLLTEAEARALADGLAGQPLTVTSAEEKPFTQRPYPPFITSTLQQEGSRKLGFAATRTMRAAQRLYEQGYITYMRTDSTNLSEEAVKAARSQVAQMYGVNYLSPQPRVYTKKAKNAQEAHEAIRPAGSSFRTPDSLKTELSGDEWRLYDLIWKRTVACQMADARGRGLRVRLGGKAKGGEDVALSASGRTIDFPGFLRAYVEGSDDPSAALEDRETPLPPLTEGQRVTADGAKPEGHETQPPARFTEASLVQSLEAAGIGRPSTYASILGTIQDRGYATKKGQALIPSWTAFATSALLEHHFGTLVDYDFTAKMEEDLDEIAGGRESRVPYLRRFYLGDHGQGMALKPTIERQMGEIDARGIATIRVPKLEGSGVEVRVGRFGPYMERGEQKANLPEDLAPDELTAEKAEEILARPSGDRPLGTDPDTGMPVVARAGRYGPYVTLGDTNPPARSASLFPGDDLGTLSLERALQLLTLPRLVGSSDGEEVWAFNGKYGPYLKRGNDSRSLNAHEQLFTVTLPEAEALFAQPRFRARAAAAGPLRTFEIEGRAAIQLKDGRFGPYLTDGERNATLRKGETPENLTAERALEILEERGKEPKKKPGKTGATKKAAPRTGASKTTAKAGAKTPATSRTATKKPAAKKPAAKAAPAKATFTWADLQPHLGVLSDPERRLVTATRGEGRKVEDVAPELGLDVKKAKGMALQASKKLNQAARGE; from the coding sequence ATGCCCAGATCCTCTGCCCACACGCTGGTTATCGTCGAGTCGCCTGCCAAGGCCCGCACCATCGAGAAGTACCTCGGAAAGGGGTACACGGTGGAGTCGTCCATCGGGCACATCCGCGACCTGCCGAAGAGTGCGGCGGACATTCCCGAGAAGTACAAGGGCAAGGCCTGGGCGCGCCTGGGCCTGGATGTCGAGAACGACTTCCAGCCGCTGTACGTGGTGGCGCCGGAGAAGAAGGCGCACGTGGCGAAGCTGCGCAAGCTGGCGCAGGACGCCGACGAGATCATCCTCGCGACCGACGATGACCGCGAGGGCGAGAGCATCGCGTGGCACCTGTTTCAGGAACTGAAGCCGAAGGTGCCGGTGCGGCGCATGGTGTTCCACGAGATCACCAAGGAAGCGATCCAGGCGGCGATTGCCGCGCCGCGTCAGATCGACACGAACCTCGTGGAGGCGCAGGAGGCCCGCCGGGCCCTGGACCGCCTGTACGGGTACGAGGTCAGTCCGGTGCTGTGGAAGAAGGTCGCGCCGAAACTGTCGGCGGGGCGGGTGCAGTCGGTGGCGACGCGCATGCTGGTGCAGCGTGAACGCGAGCGGATGCGCTTTGTCAGCGCGACGTGGTGGGACCTGCTGGTCACGGCGCAGACAGCGGACGGACAGAGCTTCCCGGCCCGCCTGACCGATCTGGCGGGGCAGAAGCTGGCGCTGGGCCGCGATTTCGACCCTCTGACCGGGCGGCTGAAGGACGGCGTGGCAGCCCGCCTGCTGACCGAGGCCGAGGCGCGCGCCCTGGCCGACGGTCTGGCCGGGCAGCCGCTGACCGTGACGAGTGCGGAGGAAAAACCGTTCACGCAGCGGCCGTACCCGCCGTTCATCACGTCCACGCTGCAGCAGGAGGGGAGTCGCAAGCTGGGCTTCGCCGCGACCCGCACGATGCGCGCCGCGCAGCGTCTGTACGAGCAGGGCTACATCACCTATATGCGTACAGACTCCACGAACCTCTCCGAGGAGGCCGTGAAGGCGGCGCGGTCGCAGGTCGCGCAAATGTACGGCGTGAACTACCTGTCCCCGCAGCCGCGCGTGTACACGAAGAAGGCGAAGAACGCGCAGGAGGCCCACGAGGCGATCCGCCCCGCCGGGAGCAGCTTCCGCACGCCCGACAGCCTCAAGACCGAACTGTCCGGCGACGAGTGGCGTCTGTACGACCTGATCTGGAAGCGCACGGTGGCCTGTCAGATGGCCGACGCGCGTGGTCGCGGCCTGCGCGTCCGCCTGGGCGGCAAGGCGAAGGGTGGGGAGGACGTGGCCCTGAGTGCGTCGGGCCGCACCATCGACTTCCCCGGCTTCCTGCGCGCGTACGTGGAGGGCAGTGACGATCCCAGCGCCGCGCTGGAGGACCGCGAGACGCCCCTGCCCCCCCTGACCGAGGGGCAGCGTGTGACGGCGGACGGCGCCAAACCAGAGGGGCACGAGACCCAGCCGCCCGCCCGTTTCACGGAGGCCAGTCTGGTGCAGTCGCTGGAAGCCGCCGGGATCGGGCGGCCCAGCACGTACGCCAGCATCCTGGGCACCATTCAGGACCGCGGGTACGCCACGAAGAAGGGACAGGCGCTGATTCCGTCCTGGACGGCGTTCGCCACGAGCGCGCTGCTGGAACACCACTTCGGGACGCTGGTGGACTACGACTTCACCGCAAAGATGGAAGAGGACCTCGACGAGATCGCCGGGGGCCGCGAGAGCCGCGTGCCGTACCTGAGGCGCTTCTACCTGGGCGATCACGGGCAGGGCATGGCGCTGAAACCCACCATCGAGCGGCAGATGGGTGAGATCGACGCGCGCGGCATCGCCACCATCCGCGTGCCGAAACTGGAGGGCAGCGGCGTGGAAGTCCGCGTGGGCCGCTTCGGGCCGTACATGGAACGTGGCGAGCAGAAGGCGAACCTGCCCGAGGACCTCGCGCCGGACGAACTGACCGCCGAGAAGGCCGAGGAGATCCTCGCGCGGCCCAGCGGCGACCGCCCCCTGGGCACCGACCCGGACACCGGGATGCCCGTCGTGGCGCGCGCCGGACGTTACGGGCCCTACGTGACCCTGGGGGACACGAACCCGCCCGCGCGCAGCGCCAGCCTCTTCCCCGGCGACGACCTGGGCACCCTGAGCCTGGAACGCGCCCTGCAACTCCTGACCCTGCCCCGCCTGGTGGGCAGCAGCGACGGTGAGGAAGTCTGGGCGTTCAACGGCAAGTACGGCCCGTACCTGAAACGCGGCAACGACAGCCGCAGCCTGAATGCGCACGAGCAGCTGTTCACCGTCACCCTGCCCGAGGCGGAGGCGCTGTTCGCGCAGCCCCGCTTCCGGGCGCGCGCCGCCGCCGCCGGGCCGCTGCGCACCTTCGAGATCGAGGGCCGCGCCGCCATCCAGCTCAAGGACGGCCGCTTCGGACCGTACCTGACCGACGGCGAGCGCAACGCGACGCTGCGCAAGGGCGAGACGCCGGAGAACCTGACCGCCGAGCGGGCACTGGAAATCCTGGAGGAACGCGGCAAGGAACCCAAGAAGAAACCCGGCAAGACCGGGGCGACGAAGAAGGCTGCGCCCAGGACCGGTGCGAGCAAAACCACCGCAAAGGCCGGGGCGAAGACACCCGCCACCAGCAGGACGGCCACCAAAAAACCCGCCGCGAAGAAACCTGCCGCGAAGGCAGCGCCTGCCAAGGCCACCTTCACCTGGGCGGACCTGCAACCCCACCTGGGCGTCCTGAGTGACCCCGAACGCCGACTCGTGACCGCCACGCGCGGCGAGGGCCGCAAGGTCGAGGACGTCGCCCCGGAACTCGGCCTGGACGTCAAGAAAGCCAAGGGCATGGCCCTCCAGGCCAGCAAGAAACTGAATCAGGCCGCGCGCGGCGAGTAA
- a CDS encoding YdcF family protein: MRARGATLSIIPLAVTALLLTGFLTAPPLQLPASAPNATLIVLGAAQYDGRPSPAFQRRLDHALNLYRQGHVRQVVVTGGRQPGDRYTEGQVGSAYLHARGVPSGALIAEERSRTTVQNLENARAQLPGGTPVTLVTDAAHAPRALALARALNMNANVSASPLSPHTSRQYILREKLALLGYALLGIRL, translated from the coding sequence ATGCGAGCCCGGGGCGCCACGCTCTCCATCATTCCCCTCGCGGTCACCGCCCTCCTGCTGACGGGCTTCCTGACCGCGCCCCCCCTCCAGCTCCCCGCATCTGCCCCCAACGCCACCCTGATCGTCCTGGGTGCCGCGCAGTACGATGGTCGCCCCAGCCCCGCCTTCCAGCGCCGCCTCGACCACGCCCTGAACCTCTACCGCCAGGGTCACGTCCGGCAGGTCGTCGTCACCGGGGGCCGCCAGCCCGGCGACCGTTACACCGAAGGGCAGGTCGGCTCTGCGTACCTGCACGCCCGCGGCGTCCCCAGCGGCGCCCTGATCGCCGAGGAACGCAGCCGCACCACCGTCCAGAACCTCGAGAACGCCCGCGCCCAGCTGCCCGGCGGCACCCCCGTCACCCTCGTCACCGACGCCGCCCACGCCCCTCGCGCCCTCGCCCTGGCCCGCGCCCTGAACATGAACGCCAACGTCAGCGCCAGCCCCCTGAGCCCCCACACCAGCCGCCAGTACATCCTGCGGGAGAAACTCGCGCTGCTCGGCTACGCCCTGCTGGGCATCCGGCTGTAA
- the murJ gene encoding murein biosynthesis integral membrane protein MurJ produces the protein MTFEDAGPPDAPPPARPKKSLRANTLIVMLGTLGSRLSGIIRQQIINTFAPALTDAFSVAVKVPNLLRELLAEGALVNSFIPVYKTLDTQGRRELAQAFSGVLIAVNLLLMAAGIFAAPWIVDLLLASNSNVDRELTLFMTRMLMPFLMLISLSAIAMGLLNADEHFRESSFAPVAFNIASIIALILLPHSATWLAFGWLIGGVAQLLVQLPALNRFGLLPTPSLKGHPAVGRVLKQMAPFTLTAGARQILNVYVTSLLSNAQQFPKGTQTGYSNAEALFTMVNGLFVVSPVLAVFPRFSQAAAEKDWTQFRTLTASTIRTTTFLAAPMSALLIALAPFAVSLINLTPPRGVQELDKFAAGSGILFGWALALVPWALVTVLLRTFYARERTREAVTISAIGFVLEVALYRLLVPPLGLIGFGLSTTISGLLMTAALIVLYRRAVGFPTREVTGHLLRVVPLAAVSGGAAWLIARALPIQPGFILTSIPVLALAGGAGLAVYLGGALALRMPEVAAVTRRLRR, from the coding sequence ATGACCTTTGAGGACGCCGGGCCGCCCGACGCGCCCCCACCCGCCCGCCCGAAGAAGTCCCTGCGGGCGAACACGCTCATCGTCATGCTCGGCACGCTCGGCTCTCGCCTGAGCGGCATCATCCGGCAGCAGATCATCAACACCTTCGCGCCAGCCCTGACCGACGCCTTCTCGGTCGCCGTGAAGGTCCCGAACCTGCTGCGGGAACTGCTGGCCGAGGGGGCCCTGGTGAACTCGTTCATCCCGGTGTACAAGACCCTGGACACCCAGGGACGCCGGGAACTGGCGCAGGCGTTCAGCGGCGTGCTGATCGCCGTGAACCTCCTGCTCATGGCGGCCGGGATCTTCGCCGCGCCGTGGATCGTGGATCTGCTGCTGGCCAGCAATTCCAACGTGGACCGGGAACTGACGCTGTTCATGACGCGCATGCTCATGCCGTTTCTGATGCTGATCAGTCTGTCGGCCATCGCCATGGGCCTGTTGAACGCCGACGAGCACTTCCGCGAGAGCAGTTTTGCCCCCGTGGCGTTCAACATTGCCAGCATCATCGCGCTGATCCTGCTGCCGCACAGCGCGACGTGGCTCGCCTTCGGCTGGCTGATCGGCGGGGTGGCACAGCTGTTGGTGCAGTTGCCCGCACTGAACCGCTTCGGGCTGCTGCCCACGCCCAGCCTGAAGGGGCATCCGGCGGTGGGCCGCGTGCTGAAACAGATGGCTCCCTTCACCCTGACCGCTGGGGCGCGGCAGATTCTGAACGTGTACGTGACCAGCCTGCTGTCCAACGCTCAGCAGTTCCCGAAAGGCACCCAGACCGGCTACAGCAATGCCGAGGCGCTGTTCACGATGGTCAATGGTCTGTTTGTCGTCTCCCCCGTTCTGGCCGTCTTCCCGCGCTTCTCGCAGGCCGCCGCGGAAAAGGACTGGACGCAGTTCCGCACACTGACGGCCAGCACCATCCGTACGACCACATTCCTGGCGGCCCCCATGAGTGCGCTCCTGATCGCTCTGGCCCCGTTCGCCGTCAGCCTGATCAACCTGACCCCACCGAGGGGCGTACAGGAACTGGATAAGTTCGCGGCGGGCAGCGGCATCCTGTTCGGCTGGGCGCTGGCCCTTGTGCCGTGGGCGCTGGTGACGGTACTCCTGCGGACCTTCTACGCGCGGGAACGCACCCGCGAGGCCGTAACGATCAGCGCCATCGGCTTCGTGCTGGAGGTCGCCCTGTACCGCCTGCTGGTACCACCGCTGGGATTGATCGGCTTCGGGCTGAGCACCACCATCAGCGGGCTGCTCATGACGGCCGCGCTGATTGTCCTGTACCGCCGCGCGGTGGGCTTCCCCACGCGTGAGGTCACGGGCCACCTGCTGCGCGTCGTGCCGCTGGCAGCCGTCTCGGGGGGCGCCGCGTGGCTGATCGCCCGCGCACTGCCGATCCAGCCGGGCTTCATCCTGACCAGCATCCCCGTGCTGGCCCTGGCGGGCGGCGCGGGTCTCGCCGTGTACCTGGGCGGCGCGCTCGCCCTGCGCATGCCGGAAGTCGCGGCGGTGACCCGCCGACTGAGGCGGTAA
- the tdh gene encoding L-threonine 3-dehydrogenase has product MRALSKQHAQEGIWMTEAPVPTPGPNDLLIKVRKGSICGTDVHIYKWDSWAQKTIPVPMIVGHEYVGTVAAIGSEVRGFQIGDRVSGEGHVTCGHCRNCRAGRRHLCRNTLGVGVNRPGSFAEYLVLPAFNAFKLPDDIPDDIAAIFDPFGNAVHTALSFDLVGEDVLITGAGPIGVMAAAVARHVGARNVVITDINDYRLDLARQMGVTRAVNVAHEDLRAVMQELGMTEGFDVGLEMSGSGAAFAQMVDVMNNGGKIALLGIPAGRVDIDWNGVIFKMLTIKGIYGREMFETWYKMAALIQSGLDLSPIITHHYPIQDYQQGFDAMLGGQSGKVILNWE; this is encoded by the coding sequence ATGCGCGCCCTGAGCAAACAACATGCCCAGGAGGGCATCTGGATGACCGAGGCGCCGGTGCCCACGCCCGGCCCGAACGACCTTCTGATCAAGGTCCGTAAGGGCAGCATCTGCGGCACGGACGTGCACATCTACAAGTGGGACAGCTGGGCGCAGAAGACCATCCCAGTCCCCATGATCGTCGGGCACGAGTACGTGGGGACGGTCGCCGCGATCGGCAGCGAGGTCCGCGGCTTCCAGATCGGTGACCGCGTCAGCGGTGAGGGCCACGTCACCTGCGGGCACTGCCGCAACTGCCGCGCCGGGCGCCGCCACCTCTGCCGCAACACCCTGGGCGTCGGCGTGAACCGCCCCGGCAGCTTCGCGGAGTACCTCGTGCTGCCCGCCTTCAACGCCTTCAAACTCCCCGACGACATCCCGGACGACATCGCCGCGATCTTCGACCCCTTCGGGAACGCCGTCCACACCGCCCTGAGCTTCGACCTGGTCGGCGAGGACGTCCTGATCACCGGCGCCGGACCCATCGGCGTGATGGCCGCCGCCGTCGCCCGGCACGTCGGGGCGCGCAACGTCGTCATCACCGACATCAACGACTACCGCCTCGACCTCGCCCGCCAGATGGGGGTCACCCGCGCCGTGAACGTCGCCCACGAGGACCTGCGCGCCGTCATGCAGGAACTCGGCATGACCGAGGGCTTCGACGTCGGCCTGGAAATGAGCGGTTCGGGCGCCGCCTTCGCGCAGATGGTGGACGTCATGAACAACGGCGGCAAGATCGCCCTGCTCGGCATTCCCGCCGGACGCGTGGATATCGACTGGAACGGCGTGATCTTCAAGATGCTAACCATCAAGGGCATCTACGGCCGCGAGATGTTCGAAACCTGGTACAAGATGGCCGCCCTCATCCAGTCCGGCCTGGACCTGAGCCCCATCATCACCCACCACTATCCCATTCAGGACTACCAGCAGGGCTTCGACGCCATGCTCGGCGGCCAGAGCGGCAAGGTCATCCTGAACTGGGAGTAA
- the trpS gene encoding tryptophan--tRNA ligase, translated as MSNEFAAGQGTGERPRVLTGDRPTGRLHLGHLAGSLRSRVTLQDSHEVFVLVADVQGLTDHFDRPDVLRRNMPEVMLDYLGAGLDPARVTFVQQSGVPELTELTVYLLNLVTVSKLRQNPTVKTEIAQKGFGEAVPAGFFIYPVAQVADITAFGAQVVPVGEDQLPMLELTREVVRRFNGLYGPAADGTPALVEPQALLSASPRLPGLDGQAKMGKSLGNAAYLSDPPDELRRKVMGMFTDPGHLRAADPGQVEGNPVFAYLDAFDPDAARVQALKDHYRAGGLGDVTVKRHLLDVLDAELTPIRDRRATYARDPQAVMDLLRGGTQQGREVAAQTLAQVRGALF; from the coding sequence ATGTCGAATGAATTTGCAGCAGGGCAGGGAACAGGGGAGAGGCCGCGCGTGCTGACGGGGGACCGCCCGACGGGCCGGTTGCACCTGGGGCATCTGGCGGGGTCGCTGCGGTCGCGGGTGACGTTGCAGGACTCGCACGAGGTCTTCGTGCTCGTGGCAGACGTGCAGGGCCTGACCGATCATTTCGACCGGCCGGACGTGCTGCGCCGGAACATGCCGGAGGTGATGCTGGACTACCTGGGGGCGGGCCTGGACCCGGCGCGGGTGACGTTCGTGCAGCAGTCGGGCGTGCCGGAACTGACCGAACTGACCGTGTACCTGCTGAATCTGGTGACGGTGTCGAAGCTGCGGCAGAACCCGACCGTGAAGACGGAAATCGCGCAGAAGGGCTTCGGGGAGGCGGTCCCGGCGGGGTTCTTCATCTACCCGGTAGCGCAGGTGGCGGACATCACAGCGTTCGGCGCGCAGGTCGTCCCGGTCGGCGAGGATCAGCTGCCCATGCTGGAGCTGACGCGCGAGGTGGTCCGGCGCTTCAACGGGCTGTACGGGCCGGCCGCCGACGGGACGCCCGCACTGGTGGAACCGCAGGCGCTCCTGTCCGCGTCGCCGCGCCTGCCGGGCCTGGACGGGCAGGCGAAGATGGGCAAGAGCCTCGGCAACGCCGCGTACCTGAGCGACCCGCCCGACGAACTGCGGCGCAAGGTGATGGGCATGTTCACCGATCCCGGCCACCTGCGCGCGGCGGACCCCGGGCAGGTTGAAGGCAACCCCGTCTTCGCGTACCTGGACGCCTTCGACCCGGACGCGGCGCGCGTGCAGGCCCTGAAGGACCACTACCGCGCCGGGGGCCTGGGCGACGTGACCGTTAAACGGCACCTGCTGGACGTGCTGGACGCCGAGTTGACCCCCATCCGCGACCGCCGCGCCACGTACGCGCGGGACCCGCAGGCCGTCATGGACCTCCTGCGAGGCGGCACGCAGCAGGGCCGCGAGGTCGCCGCGCAGACACTGGCGCAGGTGCGGGGCGCCCTGTTCTGA
- the dnaJ gene encoding molecular chaperone DnaJ, whose protein sequence is MDYYELLGVAKTASADEIKSAYRKLALKYHPDRNKEDGAAEKFTQINEAYAVLSDAEKRAHYDRFGSAPGAGMPGGDPFGGMGGAGFDPMDIFEQLFGGAMGGRGGRRGPARGDDLETEAFVTLAQARAGEEIEVTVDRLTTCEHCDGTKTEPGGKPPKTCTTCGGAGAVRAQARTIFGVVETQQACPTCRGEGQIVQDPCTVCKGRGRTLKAETVKVKLPKGIDEGYRIRVSGAGNEGPGGNGDLYVHIEMEKHPELRREQEHLIYTAKIGFAKAALGGQITVPTLDGPHTVEVKAGTQHGELHRLRGQGMPRLQGSGSGDLIVEYDVIVPKTGQLNPEAREALIAYARAVGDEVNEKHEGFFDRVGKIFRGE, encoded by the coding sequence ATGGATTACTACGAACTGCTGGGCGTCGCGAAGACCGCGAGTGCCGATGAGATCAAGTCCGCTTACCGCAAACTGGCCCTGAAGTACCACCCGGACCGCAACAAGGAAGACGGCGCGGCCGAGAAGTTCACGCAGATCAACGAGGCGTACGCCGTCCTCAGCGACGCGGAGAAACGCGCTCATTACGACCGCTTCGGCAGCGCGCCGGGCGCGGGTATGCCTGGCGGCGACCCGTTCGGCGGGATGGGCGGCGCGGGCTTCGACCCGATGGACATCTTCGAGCAGCTGTTCGGCGGCGCGATGGGTGGCCGGGGCGGGCGGCGCGGCCCGGCGCGCGGGGACGACCTGGAGACCGAGGCGTTCGTGACGCTGGCGCAGGCCCGCGCGGGCGAGGAGATCGAGGTCACGGTGGACCGCCTGACCACCTGCGAGCACTGCGACGGCACGAAGACCGAACCCGGCGGGAAGCCGCCCAAGACCTGCACGACCTGCGGCGGGGCGGGCGCGGTGCGTGCGCAGGCCCGCACGATCTTCGGCGTGGTGGAGACGCAGCAGGCCTGCCCCACCTGTCGCGGCGAGGGCCAGATCGTGCAGGACCCCTGCACGGTCTGCAAGGGCCGCGGCCGCACCCTGAAGGCCGAGACCGTGAAGGTCAAGCTGCCCAAGGGGATCGACGAGGGCTACCGCATCCGCGTGAGTGGCGCGGGCAACGAGGGGCCCGGCGGGAATGGCGACCTGTACGTGCACATCGAGATGGAGAAGCACCCCGAGCTGCGCCGCGAGCAGGAGCACCTGATCTACACGGCGAAGATCGGCTTCGCGAAGGCCGCGCTGGGCGGGCAGATCACGGTGCCCACCCTGGACGGCCCACACACGGTCGAGGTGAAGGCCGGAACGCAGCACGGCGAACTGCACCGCCTGCGCGGGCAGGGCATGCCGCGCCTCCAGGGGTCCGGGAGCGGCGACCTGATCGTCGAGTACGACGTCATCGTGCCCAAGACGGGCCAGCTGAACCCCGAGGCGCGCGAGGCGCTGATCGCCTACGCCCGCGCGGTGGGCGACGAGGTGAACGAGAAGCACGAGGGGTTCTTCGACCGGGTCGGCAAGATCTTCCGGGGCGAGTGA
- a CDS encoding phytoene desaturase family protein, translating to MTLDAVVVGAGPNGLSAAVTLARAGLRVQVFEAHDRVGGGLSSAELTLPGFTHDVGSAIHPLAVASPAFRTWPLHAFGLDWVQPVAPVAHPLPGGRSVTLERDLHATAEGLGRDGPAWVRLMGPLLADWEGLLDDLLRPLPRLPRHPLSLVRFGLRGLPSAQLVGDTLFRTPEGRALWAGLAAHSNLPLTTPGTAAMTLVLALLAHAVGWPFPRGGAQALADALRAYLDFLGGEVLTGVTVRSARDLPPARVTLVDSSPRVLLGVLGDRAPGWYRAALEGYRYGPGLQKLDYALSGPMPWAAPRVARAATVHLGGLAPDLAESERVAGRQVPARPYVLAAQHTLFDPSRAPAGGHTFWAYSHVPAGFAGDASGPMEAQIDRFAPGWRDLILARRRTTAPELQAFSPVFRGGDVNGGRGDLWGLLARPLPTPTPYRTPVKGVYLCSSATPPGGGIHGMSGYHAAQAALHDEFRLRAP from the coding sequence ATGACGCTGGACGCCGTGGTGGTGGGGGCCGGGCCGAACGGTCTGTCGGCGGCGGTGACGCTGGCCCGGGCCGGGTTGCGCGTGCAGGTATTCGAGGCGCACGATCGCGTCGGCGGTGGCCTGAGCAGCGCGGAGCTGACGCTGCCAGGCTTCACGCATGACGTGGGCTCGGCGATCCATCCGCTGGCGGTGGCCAGCCCGGCGTTCCGGACGTGGCCGCTGCATGCGTTCGGGCTGGACTGGGTGCAGCCGGTGGCACCGGTGGCGCACCCGCTGCCGGGTGGGCGGAGCGTGACGCTGGAGCGGGATCTGCACGCGACTGCCGAGGGCCTGGGCCGGGATGGACCCGCCTGGGTGCGCCTGATGGGCCCACTCCTGGCCGACTGGGAGGGGCTGCTGGACGACCTCCTGCGGCCCCTGCCGCGCCTCCCCCGTCACCCGCTGTCCCTGGTGCGCTTCGGACTGCGGGGCCTGCCGAGTGCCCAGCTGGTGGGCGACACGCTGTTCCGAACGCCGGAGGGCAGGGCGCTGTGGGCGGGGCTGGCGGCGCACAGCAACCTGCCGCTGACCACGCCCGGCACGGCCGCCATGACGCTGGTGCTGGCGCTGCTGGCGCACGCGGTGGGCTGGCCGTTCCCGCGCGGTGGGGCCCAGGCGCTGGCGGACGCCCTGCGCGCGTACCTGGACTTCCTGGGTGGCGAGGTCCTGACCGGCGTGACGGTGAGGTCCGCACGGGACCTGCCGCCCGCCCGCGTGACCCTGGTGGACAGCAGTCCCCGCGTGCTGCTGGGCGTACTGGGCGACCGCGCCCCGGGCTGGTACCGCGCCGCGCTAGAGGGCTACCGCTACGGGCCGGGCCTCCAGAAACTCGACTACGCCCTGTCCGGCCCCATGCCCTGGGCGGCCCCGCGCGTGGCGCGCGCCGCGACCGTGCACCTGGGCGGCCTCGCACCCGACCTCGCCGAGTCCGAACGGGTGGCGGGGCGGCAGGTGCCCGCGCGGCCCTACGTGCTCGCCGCGCAGCACACCCTCTTCGACCCCAGCCGCGCGCCTGCCGGGGGGCACACCTTCTGGGCGTACTCGCACGTGCCCGCTGGCTTTGCGGGCGACGCCAGCGGGCCGATGGAGGCGCAGATCGACCGCTTCGCACCCGGCTGGCGCGACCTGATCCTGGCCCGGCGACGCACCACCGCCCCGGAGTTGCAGGCGTTCAGCCCGGTCTTCCGGGGTGGGGACGTGAACGGCGGGCGCGGCGACCTGTGGGGCCTGCTGGCCCGGCCGCTGCCCACACCCACCCCGTACCGCACCCCAGTAAAGGGGGTGTACCTCTGCTCCAGCGCCACCCCGCCCGGCGGCGGCATTCACGGCATGAGCGGGTACCACGCCGCACAGGCCGCCCTGCACGACGAATTCAGGCTGCGCGCCCCATAA
- a CDS encoding ribose-phosphate diphosphokinase, translating into MSVPHRAPAELLNSRRSPLLVFAGQSNRPLAQAICDHLGVPLGRSKTEKFTNDNIIVHYEESLREGDVFIVQTFSNPVSDSIMELMLMIDAAKSASAGRVTAVIPYYSYARSDKKDSPRISIAGRLIADLLQEAGADRILTMTLHAPQVHGFFKVPVDHLSADLVLSEHFRQCVPDAHNGVVLAPDAGSIKRASQIARRLDSGLAMIDKERLSDTEVRPRALIGDVDGKTVFIVDDEISTAGSLVETVNIARSMGAKDVYVAVTHGVYSGPAIQRIAGLDVTQVASTNTVLVPESKVEASNGKLAVLDVAPLFANAITNIHTGASVSTLFT; encoded by the coding sequence GTGTCCGTCCCCCACCGCGCCCCCGCCGAACTGCTCAACAGCCGCCGCTCACCCCTGCTGGTGTTCGCCGGGCAGAGCAACCGCCCCCTCGCCCAGGCCATCTGCGACCACCTGGGGGTGCCGCTGGGCCGCAGCAAGACCGAGAAGTTCACGAACGACAACATCATCGTGCACTACGAGGAAAGCCTGCGCGAAGGGGACGTGTTCATCGTCCAGACCTTCAGCAACCCCGTCAGCGACTCGATCATGGAACTCATGCTCATGATCGACGCCGCCAAGAGCGCCAGCGCCGGACGCGTCACCGCCGTCATCCCCTACTACTCCTACGCCCGCAGCGACAAGAAGGACAGCCCCCGCATCTCCATCGCCGGGCGCCTGATTGCCGACCTGCTCCAGGAGGCCGGCGCGGACCGCATCCTGACCATGACCCTGCACGCCCCGCAGGTGCACGGCTTCTTCAAGGTGCCCGTCGATCACCTCTCGGCGGACCTCGTGCTCAGCGAGCACTTCCGGCAGTGCGTGCCCGACGCGCACAACGGCGTCGTCCTGGCCCCCGACGCGGGCAGCATCAAACGCGCCTCGCAGATCGCCCGCCGCCTCGACAGCGGCCTCGCCATGATCGACAAGGAACGCCTCTCCGACACCGAGGTGCGCCCCCGCGCCCTGATCGGCGACGTGGACGGCAAGACCGTGTTCATCGTCGACGACGAGATCAGCACCGCCGGGAGCCTCGTCGAGACCGTCAACATCGCCCGCAGCATGGGCGCCAAGGACGTGTACGTCGCCGTCACGCACGGCGTGTACTCCGGCCCCGCCATCCAGCGCATCGCGGGCCTGGACGTCACGCAGGTCGCCAGCACGAACACCGTGCTCGTGCCCGAGTCGAAGGTCGAGGCGTCCAACGGCAAGCTGGCCGTGCTGGACGTCGCGCCGCTGTTCGCGAACGCCATCACGAACATCCACACCGGCGCCAGCGTCAGCACCCTGTTCACCTGA